One genomic window of Methanosalsum zhilinae DSM 4017 includes the following:
- the hxlA gene encoding 3-hexulose-6-phosphate synthase: MIVQVALDLLEIKRAVQIAKEAVEGGVDWIEAGTPLIKSEGMNSVRQLKNAFPKNVIVADMKTVDTGAMEVEMAAKAGADVVMLLGNADDSTIVESIRSARKYGVKVMIDLISVDDPLRRSKEMESLGVDYINVHTGIDQQMMGIEPVSILQNICREVNVPVAVAGGLDPRSAARAVNAGADIVIVGGNIIRSDSVTESARAIRNSVDSPANVTESERSRDEEIREILMAVSTPNISDAMHRKGAMNRIHSCTEGRKMVGTAVTVRTMEGDWAKTVEAIDMAESGDVIVIYSGSIDTACWGGLATMSCINKGVAGVVVDGAVRDIDEIKKMSLPVFAGNNVPNAGDPKGFGEINSEIICGDQTVCPGDYIVGDDNGVVVVPGKRAYEIARRAKEVEKTEKRLYSEIQKGGTLSNILELEKWEKHR; the protein is encoded by the coding sequence ATAATCGTTCAGGTGGCACTGGATCTTCTGGAAATCAAACGCGCGGTCCAGATCGCAAAAGAAGCTGTAGAGGGTGGTGTTGACTGGATCGAAGCCGGTACGCCACTTATCAAAAGTGAAGGTATGAATTCCGTCAGACAGCTCAAGAATGCTTTCCCAAAGAATGTTATTGTAGCAGATATGAAAACAGTGGATACTGGTGCAATGGAAGTTGAAATGGCAGCAAAGGCAGGTGCAGATGTTGTTATGCTGCTGGGAAATGCAGATGATTCTACAATAGTTGAATCGATTCGTTCAGCCCGTAAATATGGTGTGAAGGTTATGATCGATCTGATATCTGTAGATGATCCATTGCGGCGATCTAAAGAAATGGAGTCCCTTGGGGTCGATTACATAAATGTTCATACCGGTATTGATCAGCAGATGATGGGTATTGAACCTGTATCCATTCTTCAGAATATCTGCAGGGAAGTAAATGTTCCTGTAGCAGTTGCAGGAGGCCTGGATCCCCGGAGTGCAGCCAGAGCTGTAAATGCAGGAGCTGATATTGTGATTGTTGGAGGGAATATCATTCGTTCTGACAGTGTGACCGAGTCTGCCCGTGCTATCAGGAATAGTGTTGACTCTCCAGCTAATGTCACTGAATCTGAAAGATCACGGGATGAGGAAATCCGTGAAATATTAATGGCAGTGTCCACTCCTAATATCTCCGATGCTATGCACAGGAAAGGTGCAATGAATAGAATCCACTCTTGTACAGAAGGTCGGAAAATGGTAGGTACCGCGGTTACTGTCAGAACAATGGAAGGTGACTGGGCAAAGACGGTTGAGGCAATTGATATGGCAGAAAGTGGTGATGTGATAGTAATATACAGTGGTAGCATTGATACTGCATGCTGGGGAGGGCTTGCGACCATGAGCTGTATCAATAAAGGAGTTGCCGGTGTTGTGGTTGACGGAGCTGTCAGGGATATTGATGAGATTAAAAAAATGTCACTCCCAGTCTTTGCAGGAAACAATGTACCAAATGCAGGTGACCCCAAAGGTTTTGGGGAAATTAACAGTGAGATTATTTGTGGAGATCAGACCGTATGTCCGGGAGATTACATAGTGGGTGATGATAATGGTGTTGTTGTTGTGCCTGGAAAAAGGGCATATGAAATAGCCCGGCGTGCAAAAGAGGTTGAGAAAACTGAAAAAAGACTGTATTCTGAAATACAGAAAGGAGGAACCCTTTCAAATATACTTGAACTTGAAAAATGGGAGAAGCACAGATGA
- a CDS encoding A24 family peptidase C-terminal domain-containing protein translates to MIEILKVLICIPFLIYACYSDIKTRRVSNRVWPLMLGAGSIFIIHDLVRYGLDHLIHLVLSFAFIFIFVYILFYLNAFGGADAKVLMVISLIIPAYPVIELADATLPIYGVPLINLFAFGVFTNSIILTVVVPLGLFIYNLIKLPLNEIKKNPFYLFIGYMHPISELGQRHLKLIEAYQENNDGEVSSKFSRSGVDIDDRQLSTLRSYAKKGLIGDKVWVTPGLPFMIPITAGFIAAVIFGDIIFHLTLNYLV, encoded by the coding sequence ATGATTGAGATTCTGAAAGTATTGATATGTATTCCTTTTCTTATATATGCCTGCTATTCTGATATAAAGACCCGTAGAGTATCCAACAGAGTATGGCCCCTGATGCTTGGTGCAGGGTCAATTTTCATAATACATGATCTGGTGAGATATGGTCTGGACCATCTGATTCATCTGGTGTTGTCCTTTGCGTTCATTTTCATTTTTGTATATATTCTGTTCTATCTCAATGCCTTTGGAGGAGCTGATGCAAAGGTCCTGATGGTCATATCCCTCATAATCCCTGCATATCCTGTGATAGAACTGGCAGACGCGACACTGCCCATATATGGTGTGCCATTGATCAATCTTTTTGCTTTTGGGGTTTTTACCAATTCTATAATTCTTACAGTAGTTGTTCCTCTGGGACTTTTTATTTATAATCTCATCAAACTCCCTCTAAATGAGATTAAAAAAAATCCTTTCTATCTCTTTATTGGATACATGCATCCAATTTCAGAACTTGGACAACGTCACCTGAAACTGATTGAAGCATATCAGGAGAATAATGATGGTGAAGTGTCTTCAAAGTTTAGCAGAAGTGGTGTGGATATAGATGACCGGCAATTAAGTACACTTAGATCCTATGCAAAAAAAGGTCTTATTGGTGATAAGGTATGGGTCACACCAGGCCTGCCATTCATGATCCCTATAACTGCAGGCTTTATTGCAGCCGTTATTTTCGGAGATATTATTTTTCATCTGACACTGAACTATCTTGTATGA